In Anaerolineales bacterium, the following proteins share a genomic window:
- a CDS encoding mannose-1-phosphate guanylyltransferase, with translation MAKPVMQHAYAVIMAGGGGTRLWPLSRQSKPKQMLTLIEERSLFQIAVQRLQALLPPERILVVTSQQQADQLKTHAPELPTENYILEPQPRGTAAAIGLAAAALGQRDPQAVMIVLTADHYIGNETGFHRYLEAAVALAQTGPLVTLGIDPAFPATQYGYIHMGESLGEFGGFVAHKVKRFKEKPSLPEAEAMLASGDYAWNSGMFIWTIERILQEFAQQMPDLHATLQTVAAAMGTPDYDSVIAHEWPRIAAQTIDYGVMEHAANVAVIPAKELAWNDVGSWTSLFEVLPADANGNLALHPHHHDLDSHDSLVHGASNTPERLIVTVGVKDLVVVDTGDVLLICSRERAQDVRQVIEALKEKGLQKYL, from the coding sequence ATGGCTAAGCCTGTGATGCAACACGCCTACGCCGTGATCATGGCCGGCGGCGGCGGCACGCGGCTCTGGCCGCTCTCGCGCCAGTCCAAGCCCAAGCAGATGCTCACCCTCATCGAGGAGCGCAGCCTGTTCCAGATCGCCGTGCAGCGTTTGCAAGCCCTGCTGCCGCCCGAGCGCATTTTGGTGGTCACCAGCCAGCAGCAGGCTGACCAGCTCAAGACTCACGCCCCCGAGCTGCCCACCGAGAATTACATTCTAGAGCCGCAGCCACGCGGCACCGCCGCCGCCATTGGCTTGGCCGCTGCCGCCCTCGGCCAGCGTGACCCGCAGGCCGTGATGATCGTGCTCACCGCTGACCACTACATTGGCAACGAAACTGGCTTCCACCGCTACCTCGAAGCCGCTGTGGCCCTGGCGCAGACCGGGCCGCTGGTTACCCTGGGTATTGACCCGGCCTTCCCCGCCACGCAATATGGCTACATCCACATGGGTGAGAGTCTGGGCGAATTCGGCGGCTTTGTTGCCCACAAGGTCAAGCGCTTCAAAGAGAAGCCCAGCCTGCCAGAAGCTGAAGCCATGCTCGCTTCCGGTGACTATGCCTGGAATTCCGGCATGTTTATCTGGACCATTGAGCGTATCCTGCAGGAATTTGCCCAGCAAATGCCAGACCTGCACGCCACGCTGCAAACTGTGGCCGCCGCCATGGGCACGCCAGACTACGACAGCGTGATCGCCCACGAATGGCCGCGCATCGCCGCCCAGACGATTGACTATGGCGTCATGGAGCATGCCGCCAACGTCGCCGTCATCCCCGCCAAGGAATTGGCCTGGAACGATGTCGGCTCGTGGACCTCGCTGTTTGAGGTGCTGCCCGCCGACGCCAACGGCAATCTGGCGCTGCATCCACACCACCATGACCTCGATAGCCATGATTCCTTGGTGCACGGCGCCAGCAACACGCCAGAGCGTCTCATCGTTACCGTTGGCGTCAAGGATTTGGTGGTCGTAGACACCGGAGATGTGCTATTAATTTGCTCCCGTGAGCGCGCCCAGGATGTGCGCCAGGTCATTGAAGCCCTGAAAGAAAAAGGGTTACAGAAGTATCTGTAA
- the dprA gene encoding DNA-processing protein DprA codes for MPTPPMDSEKLSRIALTSVKNVGAVRFRLLLEAFGSAAAAWAATPAQWQAAGLPPAAVNGLVQARQSLELDKVPARLAQYGVRALVWEDDEYPRRLRELEQAPPVLYLRGDLLPEDEWAVAIVGSREVTAYGRQVAQELATFLAQRGITVVSGLARGVDALAHTAALRAGGRTLAVVAHGLDSVYPAANRGLAEEMIKRGAVLSDYALGTPPDAANFPPRNRIISGLSQAVVVIEAGERSGALITAGFAAEQGREVFAVPGPIYAPQSKGCNMLIERGAHPLTQFENLLKVLNLETMQANKDARQALPTDATEAALYRLLGAEPLHLNEIGARAALPIAQVSSTLTLMELKGLVRHVGGMAYVAARELGATYG; via the coding sequence ATGCCTACGCCACCCATGGATAGCGAAAAGCTCAGCCGCATTGCACTCACCAGCGTTAAAAATGTAGGCGCCGTGCGCTTCCGTTTGCTGCTGGAGGCCTTTGGCAGCGCCGCGGCTGCATGGGCCGCCACGCCGGCCCAATGGCAAGCGGCTGGCCTGCCGCCCGCCGCCGTCAATGGCTTGGTGCAGGCGCGCCAGAGCCTGGAGCTGGACAAGGTTCCCGCCCGCCTGGCGCAGTACGGCGTGCGTGCCCTGGTGTGGGAGGATGACGAATATCCCCGCCGCCTGCGCGAGCTCGAGCAAGCCCCGCCGGTACTCTACCTGCGTGGCGATCTGCTGCCTGAGGATGAATGGGCCGTGGCCATTGTCGGCAGCCGCGAGGTGACCGCCTACGGCCGCCAGGTGGCGCAAGAGCTAGCTACCTTTCTGGCGCAGCGCGGCATCACCGTGGTAAGTGGGCTGGCGCGCGGCGTGGACGCCCTGGCGCACACCGCCGCCCTGCGCGCCGGCGGCCGCACGCTAGCCGTAGTGGCACATGGGTTGGATAGTGTCTATCCCGCTGCCAACCGCGGCCTGGCCGAAGAGATGATCAAGCGCGGTGCCGTGCTCAGCGACTATGCGCTGGGCACTCCGCCGGATGCGGCCAACTTCCCGCCGCGCAACCGCATCATCTCCGGCCTCTCGCAGGCGGTGGTGGTCATCGAGGCGGGTGAGCGCAGCGGGGCGTTGATCACCGCTGGCTTTGCCGCTGAGCAAGGCCGCGAGGTCTTTGCTGTGCCCGGCCCGATCTATGCGCCGCAAAGCAAGGGATGCAATATGCTGATTGAACGTGGGGCACACCCACTAACGCAGTTTGAGAACTTACTAAAGGTGTTGAACCTGGAAACGATGCAAGCCAACAAAGATGCCCGCCAGGCATTGCCCACAGACGCCACCGAGGCTGCGCTCTACCGCCTGCTAGGGGCTGAGCCGCTGCACCTCAATGAGATTGGCGCTCGTGCGGCCCTGCCCATCGCCCAAGTCTCCTCCACGCTGACCTTGATGGAGCTCAAAGGTTTGGTGCGCCATGTGGGCGGCATGGCCTATGTGGCCGCCCGCGAACTGGGGGCTACTTATGGCTAA
- the rimM gene encoding 16S rRNA processing protein RimM, with protein sequence MLVAVLRRPHGLRGELQASIETDFPERFKPGAVFFLGEDHRPVTIRSVRPVDNGVLLAFKEFPDRASLEQVRNAPLFSRVQDSPPLPPGQFYRYQLLGLQVLTDSGEALGQLTQVLETGANDVYVVQSPTYGEVLLPAIADVVLETDIAAKRMRVHLLPGLLPEK encoded by the coding sequence GTGTTGGTGGCCGTCTTGCGCCGCCCGCATGGCCTGCGCGGCGAGCTGCAAGCCTCCATCGAAACCGATTTCCCCGAGCGCTTCAAACCCGGCGCGGTGTTCTTCCTGGGTGAAGACCATCGCCCGGTCACCATTCGCAGCGTGCGCCCGGTAGATAACGGCGTGCTGCTGGCGTTCAAAGAATTTCCCGATCGTGCCTCCCTGGAGCAGGTGCGCAATGCACCGCTGTTCTCGCGCGTGCAAGACAGCCCGCCATTGCCGCCCGGCCAGTTTTACCGTTACCAACTGCTCGGTTTGCAGGTTCTCACCGATAGCGGAGAGGCGCTGGGCCAGCTCACCCAGGTGCTGGAGACCGGCGCCAATGATGTCTACGTGGTGCAATCGCCCACCTATGGGGAAGTGCTGTTGCCCGCCATCGCGGACGTAGTGCTGGAGACCGACATTGCCGCTAAGCGCATGCGCGTGCACCTGCTGCCCGGCCTGCTGCCCGAGAAGTAA
- a CDS encoding KH domain-containing protein, whose amino-acid sequence MQALIEYIARSLVDDPTQVQVRPRRRGEGNELALQVAKEDMGRIIGRNGRVANAIRLLLQVAASQDGKHASLHISEPD is encoded by the coding sequence ATGCAAGCGCTCATCGAATACATCGCCCGTTCCCTGGTAGATGATCCTACCCAGGTGCAGGTGCGCCCGCGCCGCCGTGGCGAGGGCAATGAGCTCGCCTTGCAAGTGGCCAAAGAAGATATGGGGCGCATCATTGGCCGCAACGGGCGCGTCGCCAATGCCATTCGCCTGTTGCTGCAGGTAGCCGCCTCGCAAGATGGCAAACACGCCAGCCTGCACATCTCGGAACCTGATTGA
- the rpsP gene encoding 30S ribosomal protein S16 yields the protein MVRIRLRRVGGHNQASFRIVAADKESPVKGRFIEVLGSYNPRTQPATIVLKEDRIYHWIGNGAQPSESAEQVFKQAGLLDRYVRFKAGEAIETLLAEADAAAKLRNADQRTRRPAPASSSRNKKNLAAAAAAAAAPAAPVAEAPAAEAEAPAEAAPADDAPAAE from the coding sequence ATGGTACGGATCAGATTGCGCCGCGTGGGCGGCCATAACCAGGCTAGCTTTCGTATCGTAGCCGCAGATAAAGAAAGCCCGGTCAAAGGCCGTTTTATTGAGGTGCTGGGTTCCTACAACCCGCGCACTCAGCCGGCCACGATTGTGCTGAAGGAAGACCGCATTTATCACTGGATCGGCAATGGTGCCCAGCCCAGCGAATCGGCCGAGCAGGTCTTCAAGCAGGCTGGCTTGCTGGATCGCTATGTGCGCTTCAAAGCCGGCGAGGCCATCGAGACCCTGCTGGCCGAGGCCGATGCCGCCGCCAAGCTGCGCAATGCTGACCAGCGCACTCGCCGCCCGGCTCCGGCGTCTTCCAGCCGCAACAAGAAGAACCTGGCGGCCGCTGCCGCCGCCGCGGCTGCTCCGGCTGCGCCAGTGGCTGAGGCCCCTGCCGCCGAAGCTGAAGCGCCGGCCGAGGCCGCTCCCGCAGACGACGCCCCTGCCGCTGAATAA
- a CDS encoding DegV family protein, which translates to MAKVAIITDSTTYLPKELSEGLNINIVPTVVIWNGEELRDGVDIQPDEFYERLAKADSMPSTSQPSPAAFKDMYEKLKKDGYSDILGLFVSAKLSGTISSANQAKELVSGINIEVMDGHSASMGTGWALLEAAKAAKAGKSLQDCAAIAKKAGEHTGLMLLVDTLEFLHRGGRIGGGARFLGTALNLKPILEVEDGALEARERVRTKAKALARVLELVEERIGGRTPLHLAVVHANAEADAKALLDEAKARFNPTMTAVTAVSPSVGTHTGPGTLGVAFMAGYQG; encoded by the coding sequence ATGGCCAAAGTTGCAATCATTACCGATAGTACCACCTACCTTCCCAAAGAGCTGAGCGAGGGCCTGAACATCAACATTGTGCCCACGGTGGTAATTTGGAACGGGGAGGAACTGCGCGATGGCGTGGATATCCAGCCCGACGAGTTTTACGAACGCCTGGCTAAGGCAGATAGCATGCCCAGCACCTCGCAGCCCTCGCCGGCCGCCTTCAAGGACATGTACGAGAAGTTGAAGAAAGATGGCTATAGCGACATTTTGGGCCTGTTTGTTTCCGCCAAGCTCTCGGGCACGATCAGCTCAGCCAACCAGGCCAAAGAGCTGGTCAGTGGCATCAATATCGAAGTGATGGACGGGCATTCGGCTTCGATGGGCACCGGCTGGGCGCTGCTGGAAGCGGCCAAGGCCGCCAAGGCGGGCAAATCGCTGCAAGACTGCGCGGCGATCGCCAAGAAGGCCGGTGAGCACACCGGCTTGATGCTGCTGGTGGATACGCTGGAGTTCCTGCACCGCGGCGGCCGTATCGGCGGCGGGGCGCGCTTCCTGGGCACGGCGTTGAACCTGAAGCCGATCCTGGAAGTGGAAGATGGCGCCCTGGAAGCCCGCGAGCGCGTGCGCACCAAGGCCAAGGCGTTGGCGCGTGTGCTGGAGCTGGTGGAAGAACGCATCGGCGGCCGCACACCGCTGCACCTGGCGGTAGTGCACGCCAACGCCGAGGCGGATGCCAAGGCGCTGCTGGATGAGGCCAAAGCGCGCTTCAACCCGACGATGACCGCAGTAACCGCGGTGAGCCCTTCGGTGGGCACGCACACTGGCCCGGGTACACTGGGCGTGGCGTTTATGGCGGGGTATCAAGGGTAG
- a CDS encoding thymidine phosphorylase: MRTVDLIIKKRDGLELTREEIEFFVQGFTDGSVADYQAAAWAMAVLLNGMSDRETTDLTLAMAHSGDVLDLSGVVDIALDKHSTGGVGDKTTLVVEPVVSACGLRVGKMSGRGLGFSGGTLDKMEAIPGFRTNLTQKEFLRQLKTLGVVLTGQTGDLAPADGKMYALRDVTGTVDSMALIASSIMSKKIAGGAQRMVLDVKVGVGAFMKTLPQAKELAQLMVRIAKRAGRKAVCLLSDMNQPLGFAVGNALEVKEAIATLHGAGPADFREHCLEVASQLIVLGEGASSLAAARKLAEASLQNGGAFERFRKLVAAQGGDVRYVDDPEKLPKAPFVEVVKAPKSGYLKWIDAKTVGETSVEMGAGRAKKGDAIDPAVGIVVLHKVGDKVAKGEALFELHANSKQSLAAARARVLGAHQWSASKVKPLPHSYGVVK, from the coding sequence ATGCGAACTGTGGATCTGATCATTAAGAAGCGTGATGGCCTGGAACTGACCCGCGAGGAAATTGAATTCTTCGTTCAGGGCTTCACCGATGGCAGCGTGGCCGACTATCAGGCCGCGGCCTGGGCCATGGCGGTGCTGCTCAACGGGATGAGTGACCGCGAAACCACCGATCTCACCCTGGCGATGGCCCATTCGGGCGATGTGCTCGATCTGAGTGGCGTGGTGGATATTGCCCTGGATAAACATTCCACCGGCGGGGTGGGGGATAAAACTACTTTGGTGGTGGAGCCGGTCGTCTCGGCCTGTGGCCTGCGCGTCGGCAAAATGTCTGGCCGCGGCCTGGGCTTCAGCGGCGGCACGCTCGACAAAATGGAGGCCATTCCCGGCTTCCGCACCAACCTGACCCAGAAAGAATTCCTGCGCCAGCTCAAGACGCTTGGCGTGGTGCTCACCGGCCAAACCGGTGATTTGGCGCCGGCGGATGGCAAGATGTACGCTCTGCGCGATGTCACCGGCACCGTTGATTCGATGGCGCTGATCGCCTCTTCCATCATGAGCAAGAAGATCGCCGGCGGCGCCCAACGCATGGTGCTGGATGTGAAGGTGGGGGTGGGCGCGTTCATGAAAACGCTGCCGCAAGCCAAAGAGCTGGCGCAGTTGATGGTGCGCATTGCCAAGCGCGCCGGCCGCAAAGCCGTTTGCCTGCTTTCGGATATGAACCAGCCGCTCGGCTTCGCCGTGGGCAATGCCCTTGAAGTCAAGGAAGCCATCGCTACCCTGCATGGCGCTGGCCCGGCGGATTTCCGCGAGCATTGCCTCGAAGTGGCCAGCCAGCTCATCGTGCTGGGCGAGGGCGCCAGCAGCCTGGCAGCGGCCCGCAAGCTGGCCGAGGCCAGCCTGCAGAATGGCGGCGCCTTCGAGCGCTTCCGCAAGCTGGTGGCCGCGCAAGGCGGCGATGTCCGCTATGTGGATGATCCCGAGAAGCTGCCCAAGGCGCCCTTTGTGGAAGTTGTGAAGGCCCCCAAGAGCGGCTACCTGAAATGGATCGACGCCAAGACCGTCGGCGAAACCTCTGTAGAGATGGGCGCCGGCCGCGCCAAGAAGGGCGATGCGATTGACCCCGCCGTGGGCATCGTGGTGCTGCACAAAGTGGGCGACAAGGTGGCCAAGGGCGAAGCCCTATTTGAGTTGCACGCCAACTCCAAACAATCGCTCGCCGCGGCCCGGGCGCGTGTGCTCGGCGCGCACCAGTGGTCGGCCAGCAAAGTCAAGCCGCTGCCGCACTCCTATGGGGTGGTGAAGTAG
- a CDS encoding GAF domain-containing protein, translated as MDANTMLLASFNDSRSRRASSGNDFSRNLSKVKALIEHIAEAVLILQADNGQVLAANQSAVLLFEAEENRLQQHNFEQLSQTGQGELDRYRALARQGETPETPWAGRTPAGKPINGKIQLSHLPLKDTDLIRVTISNPENLPIPWLHESTDGQHTDELAALALTGASISSSLDIDKVLQVVGYQLINLLDVHTFIAYDWLADTQALRLRHSYDKVPSHPPQAIAAHMDVSAALEAGQSMQRQRTQSNLAAAEKKALQRAGVETVLLVPLIAQSKIIGLVELQDREALRSFSSREIYLAQTLCQQAAVAIENARLFQATRRQLQELTILQQVANATTEANSEDELIESATQLIRHSIYSDNFGIILLAENSQELHIHPSYESAPEVAGKPIALGVGVTGRVAQTGKPMRIADARLEPNYLDYDKATLSELCVPMKIGERVIGVINTESRELNHFTEDDERLLSTLAGQLATGIQRLRNASAETRRAHQLAVLNELTTRMSGLLEREKLFETIVECLHRRMGYFSTDITRVDDETQAYIVEASAGAFEGRVNRQGYSQAFGVGLLGQAAQSGEVVLANDVSKAANFHHVEGHGPIQSELVIPIKIYKKVFALLNIESQQLNAFDDYEVAALSTLGDQISLSLESIQLFESTKRQLQELTMLHAITQAAVNAKTENELLERATEIIGASLYTDKFGFLIMDAEGSALLVHPSYRGIDESSRQQAVPLSQGITGHVAATGKAWRVPDVYKEPNYMRVNPSMRSELCVPIFGNDNRVLGVINAESTRINAFTESDLRLLSTIAGQVGTALEKLRLFAAEREQRGQAETLREVAAILGSAADRASVLNLILEQLKRVVPFDSASVQLRRGDHLVIHAVAGKLPPETVGHELNIQEDRLAHPLLFEQRTLLFEDIGQHPDWMLAPGAAQVLSWIGAPLMARGECIGVLTVDGYTRKQFSQADADLVASFAIHAGIALENVRLFEEAQDAYLQTVSALASAIDVRDTYTSGHSQRLVDLAVETGRLLGCTPDELTDIKWGALLHDIGKIGVPDEILRKPSSLEAAELDIMRQHPEIGARIVEPVRNLATVAPIIRAHQERYDGTGYPDGLRGEQIPKIARIISVADAYVAMTDERVYRQARTQAEAIAELKRCSGSQFDPNVVQAFLQALENFRARNN; from the coding sequence ATGGATGCAAACACAATGCTGCTGGCCTCCTTCAACGATTCACGTTCCCGTCGAGCTTCGTCGGGCAATGACTTCTCGCGTAATCTGAGCAAAGTCAAGGCCCTGATCGAGCATATTGCCGAGGCCGTATTGATTCTGCAGGCCGATAACGGCCAAGTGCTGGCGGCCAACCAGAGTGCCGTGCTGCTATTTGAAGCCGAAGAAAACCGCCTGCAGCAGCACAACTTTGAACAGCTAAGCCAAACGGGCCAGGGGGAACTGGACCGTTACCGCGCCTTGGCGCGGCAAGGCGAGACACCCGAAACGCCGTGGGCCGGGCGCACCCCTGCCGGCAAACCGATCAACGGCAAAATTCAATTAAGCCACCTACCGCTCAAAGATACGGACCTGATCCGCGTCACGATCAGCAACCCCGAAAACCTGCCCATTCCCTGGCTGCATGAAAGCACCGATGGTCAGCATACCGATGAGCTCGCCGCGCTGGCGCTCACCGGAGCCAGCATTAGCTCCAGCCTGGATATTGACAAAGTATTGCAGGTGGTGGGGTACCAACTGATCAACCTGTTGGATGTACACACCTTTATTGCGTACGACTGGCTGGCGGATACCCAAGCCTTACGCCTGCGCCACAGCTACGACAAAGTGCCCAGCCACCCACCGCAGGCCATCGCCGCGCATATGGACGTGAGCGCCGCGCTGGAAGCGGGCCAATCGATGCAACGCCAACGCACGCAAAGCAACCTTGCCGCCGCCGAGAAGAAGGCCTTGCAACGCGCCGGGGTGGAAACGGTATTGCTGGTGCCGCTGATCGCCCAGAGCAAGATCATCGGGTTGGTGGAATTGCAAGACCGTGAAGCACTGCGCAGCTTCTCCAGCCGTGAGATCTACCTGGCGCAAACCCTGTGCCAGCAAGCTGCAGTGGCGATCGAGAACGCGCGCCTGTTCCAAGCCACCCGCCGCCAACTGCAAGAGTTGACCATTTTGCAGCAGGTGGCCAATGCCACCACCGAGGCCAACAGCGAAGATGAGCTGATCGAAAGTGCAACCCAGCTCATTCGCCATAGTATTTATTCGGATAACTTCGGCATCATTCTGTTGGCCGAGAACAGCCAAGAATTGCACATCCACCCCTCCTATGAATCGGCGCCGGAAGTGGCCGGCAAACCGATTGCCCTGGGCGTGGGCGTCACCGGGCGCGTGGCACAAACCGGCAAGCCGATGCGCATTGCGGATGCGCGCCTGGAGCCCAACTACCTGGATTACGACAAGGCCACGCTCTCCGAGCTGTGTGTGCCGATGAAGATCGGCGAACGCGTCATCGGCGTGATCAACACCGAAAGCCGTGAGCTGAACCACTTCACGGAAGACGATGAGCGCCTGCTCAGCACTCTGGCGGGCCAGTTGGCCACCGGTATTCAGCGCTTGCGCAATGCCAGCGCTGAAACCCGCCGTGCCCACCAGTTGGCCGTGCTGAACGAATTGACCACGCGCATGAGCGGCCTGTTGGAGCGCGAAAAGCTATTTGAAACGATTGTGGAGTGCCTGCACCGCCGCATGGGCTACTTCTCCACAGACATCACGCGTGTAGACGATGAAACGCAAGCCTACATCGTGGAGGCCAGTGCCGGCGCCTTCGAGGGCCGCGTCAACCGTCAGGGCTACAGCCAGGCCTTTGGCGTGGGCTTGCTGGGCCAGGCAGCGCAAAGCGGCGAGGTCGTGCTGGCCAACGATGTCAGCAAGGCTGCCAATTTTCACCATGTGGAAGGGCACGGCCCGATCCAATCAGAGCTGGTCATTCCGATCAAGATCTACAAGAAGGTCTTTGCGCTACTCAACATCGAAAGCCAGCAACTGAACGCATTTGATGATTACGAAGTGGCGGCACTCTCCACCCTGGGTGATCAGATCTCCCTGTCGTTGGAAAGCATCCAGCTGTTTGAATCGACCAAGCGCCAGCTACAAGAGCTGACCATGCTGCACGCCATCACCCAGGCGGCTGTGAATGCCAAGACCGAGAATGAGCTACTCGAACGCGCCACGGAAATCATCGGCGCCAGCTTATATACCGATAAATTCGGCTTCCTGATCATGGATGCCGAGGGCAGCGCACTGCTGGTGCACCCCTCCTATCGCGGCATCGACGAAAGCAGCCGCCAGCAGGCCGTGCCGCTCTCTCAAGGCATCACCGGCCATGTGGCCGCCACTGGCAAAGCCTGGCGCGTGCCCGATGTGTACAAAGAGCCCAATTACATGCGCGTCAACCCCAGCATGCGCTCTGAATTGTGTGTGCCGATCTTCGGCAATGACAATCGTGTGCTGGGCGTGATCAACGCCGAGAGCACACGCATCAACGCCTTCACCGAATCTGATCTGCGCTTGTTGAGCACCATCGCCGGGCAAGTCGGCACGGCGCTGGAGAAGCTGCGCCTGTTCGCGGCGGAGCGCGAACAGCGCGGCCAGGCGGAGACCTTGCGCGAAGTGGCCGCGATCCTCGGTTCAGCCGCCGACCGGGCCAGCGTGCTCAATCTGATCCTCGAGCAGCTCAAACGCGTGGTGCCCTTTGACAGTGCCTCGGTACAACTGCGGCGCGGCGACCACTTGGTGATCCACGCCGTGGCCGGTAAGCTGCCGCCGGAAACCGTGGGGCACGAATTGAACATTCAGGAAGACCGCCTGGCCCACCCGCTGCTGTTCGAACAGCGCACCCTGCTGTTCGAGGATATTGGCCAGCACCCCGATTGGATGTTGGCGCCCGGCGCGGCGCAGGTGCTCTCGTGGATCGGCGCGCCGCTGATGGCGCGCGGCGAATGCATCGGCGTGCTGACCGTGGATGGCTATACGCGCAAGCAGTTCTCGCAGGCAGATGCCGATCTGGTGGCCTCGTTTGCCATCCATGCCGGCATTGCGCTGGAGAACGTGCGCCTGTTTGAAGAAGCGCAGGATGCATATCTGCAAACCGTCAGCGCCCTGGCCAGTGCCATCGACGTGCGCGACACCTACACCAGCGGGCACAGCCAGCGCCTGGTGGACCTGGCCGTGGAAACCGGGCGCCTGCTGGGCTGCACGCCCGATGAACTGACTGATATCAAATGGGGTGCCCTACTGCACGACATTGGCAAGATCGGCGTACCCGATGAAATCTTACGCAAGCCCAGCTCGCTGGAAGCGGCCGAGCTCGACATCATGCGCCAGCACCCTGAGATCGGGGCGCGCATTGTGGAGCCAGTGCGCAACCTGGCCACGGTGGCGCCGATCATCCGTGCCCACCAGGAGCGCTACGACGGCACCGGCTACCCCGATGGCTTGCGCGGCGAGCAGATCCCCAAGATCGCGCGCATCATCAGCGTGGCGGATGCCTATGTAGCCATGACCGATGAACGCGTCTATCGCCAGGCACGCACCCAGGCGGAGGCCATCGCTGAGCTGAAGCGCTGTAGCGGCTCACAGTTTGACCCGAATGTAGTGCAAGCCTTTTTGCAGGCGTTGGAAAATTTCAGAGCGCGCAACAACTAA
- the queA gene encoding tRNA preQ1(34) S-adenosylmethionine ribosyltransferase-isomerase QueA: MNTADFDYELPEERIAQTPAEPRDSSRLLVLDRASGQRIHTHFAEIGQFLRPHDLLVANRSRVLPARLHGHKQPGGGEVEILLVEQLAPQRWKALVGGKGLRPGRVIELGHGLQAEVVEELERSARVIVFNQPLDEALNSIGQMPLPPYIHTALQDRERYQTVYAQQAGSVAAPTAGLHFTPELLARLQAQGTGFAEVLLHVGLDTFAPVHEDDPQQHTIHTEWCRLPAATAAAVAAARQAGGRVLAVGTTSVRTLESAARAGAGRVAAYEGRTDLFILPGFEFKAVDAMITNFHLPRSSLLMLVSAFAGRELILDVYQEAIQRGYRFYSFGDAMLIL; the protein is encoded by the coding sequence TTGAACACCGCTGACTTCGACTACGAGCTCCCCGAAGAGCGCATTGCCCAAACGCCCGCCGAGCCGCGCGATAGCTCGCGCCTGCTGGTGCTCGACCGCGCCAGCGGGCAGCGCATCCACACCCACTTCGCTGAAATTGGCCAGTTTTTGCGTCCGCATGATCTGCTGGTGGCCAACCGCAGCCGCGTGCTGCCGGCGCGCCTGCACGGCCACAAGCAGCCCGGCGGCGGCGAGGTGGAGATCTTGCTGGTGGAGCAGTTGGCGCCGCAGCGCTGGAAGGCGCTGGTGGGCGGCAAGGGGCTACGCCCCGGCCGGGTGATCGAGCTCGGGCATGGTTTGCAGGCCGAAGTGGTCGAAGAGCTAGAGCGCTCGGCGCGGGTGATCGTGTTTAACCAGCCGCTCGACGAGGCTCTCAATTCCATCGGGCAGATGCCGCTGCCACCCTATATCCACACCGCCTTGCAAGACCGCGAGCGTTACCAAACCGTCTATGCCCAGCAGGCGGGCTCGGTTGCCGCGCCCACCGCCGGGCTGCACTTCACGCCTGAGCTGCTGGCCCGCTTGCAGGCGCAGGGCACCGGCTTCGCCGAGGTGCTGCTGCATGTCGGCCTGGATACCTTTGCCCCAGTGCATGAGGATGACCCGCAGCAGCACACCATCCACACCGAATGGTGCCGCCTGCCCGCCGCCACCGCCGCGGCCGTGGCCGCGGCGCGCCAGGCTGGCGGGCGCGTGCTGGCCGTGGGCACCACCAGCGTGCGCACGCTAGAGAGCGCCGCGCGTGCTGGCGCGGGCCGCGTCGCGGCCTACGAAGGACGTACTGACCTATTTATCTTGCCGGGGTTCGAATTCAAGGCGGTGGATGCGATGATCACCAATTTCCACTTGCCGCGCTCCAGCCTGTTGATGCTGGTGAGCGCCTTTGCGGGGCGCGAATTGATCCTGGATGTGTATCAGGAGGCGATCCAGCGCGGCTATCGCTTCTATTCATTTGGCGATGCGATGCTGATTCTTTAG